The following are from one region of the Quercus robur chromosome 1, dhQueRobu3.1, whole genome shotgun sequence genome:
- the LOC126720926 gene encoding NDR1/HIN1-like protein 1 translates to MSSKDCGHHDHDKARLHLILTIIAVFIALFLFVIFLVWVILLPTKPRFVLQEATVYVFNVSTTDPSTLTTSMQITVASKNRMGKVGIYYQKLDVYATYRSQQVTMPTVLPSTYQDHKEIAVWSPFLYGNTIPVAPGLMMALEQDLNVGAVLLNIRLNGCVKWQVGTWISGKYDLNVNCPAYIKFGGYNPNGGITVGPVMKFETVVQGCSVDV, encoded by the coding sequence ATGAGTTCGAAAGACTGTGGCCACCATGACCATGACAAAGCCAGGCTCCACCTCATATTAACCATCATAGCCGTCTTCATTGccctttttctctttgttaTATTCCTTGTCTGGGTCATCCTCCTCCCCACAAAGCCTCGCTTCGTCCTCCAAGAAGCCACCGTTTATGTCTTCAACGTTTCAACCACCGACCCTTCCACCCTCACCACCAGCATGCAGATCACTGTTGCCTCAAAAAACCGCATGGGCAAAGTTGGAATCTACTACCAGAAACTTGACGTCTACGCCACCTACCGAAGCCAACAAGTGACGATGCCAACTGTGCTCCCCTCAACGTACCAAGATCACAAAGAGATAGCTGTGTGGTCTCCTTTCTTGTATGGGAATACGATCCCTGTGGCGCCTGGGTTAATGATGGCTTTGGAACAGGACCTGAACGTTGGGGCTGTGTTGCTCAATATCAGGCTTAATGGGTGTGTGAAGTGGCAAGTGGGAACTTGGATCTCTGGGAAGTACGATTTGAATGTGAATTGTCCTGCGTATATTAAGTTTGGTGGCTATAATCCTAATGGTGGAATTACAGTTGGACCGGTCATGAAGTTTGAAACAGTGGTGCAAGGTTGCAGTGTGGACGTTTAA